The sequence GAAATGTCGGGGAGATCGTTCACGGTAGCTCGAGTCATACCTGAGACAGGGACAATCGATGATAATCGGATATATGCGCACTTGCATACGGTTCAGCAGGCGCTGGGCACAGGTAACCAGGTGAGTGCGATTGAAATCATGGGATGCTGCTCGGCCATTTCCGACGGGCTTCTGGGCAAGCTCCGGAATATTCTTCCCGATACCCGTATAACCACTATCAATCAGATTGTCAGCACTCAGATTAAAACCAATCAACTGATGAGCAAGATCTCTCTTGTTTTTCTGGTAATTATTATTCTGGTCGGAGCTATAACCATCGGTAACTATATGTGGGCAAATGTCGAAGAAAGACGCCGCGAGATAGGCATTTTGATCACTGTCGGCACACGGCGCTCGATAATATATCGTATGTTCCTGACCAAAGCCGTCATTCTTGGCCTTGTCGGCGGTATTATCGGATATATCCTGGGTACCGGTTCGGCCATGATACTGGGACCGCAACTTGCCGGGCTAAAGATATCACCGGTCCCGATTTACTTGCTCCTGTCAGTTATTGTAGCGGTGCTGATTTCCTTGATGGGAAGTATTTTGCCGGTACGGCGGGCATCGCGGTTCGATCCTGCTGTCATTATGCAGGAGGTATGATCGATGTATATCATCAAGAATCTGAGCAAAATATACACCGGCCGGCATGGGACAATCCGCGCTCTGGATAATGTATCTCTTACGATAGAACGGGGAAGTTTTGTAACCGTCACCGGCG is a genomic window of Candidatus Zixiibacteriota bacterium containing:
- a CDS encoding ABC transporter permease, whose translation is MRLRTIIWKELWLRKSQLISALLGITLGIAVIVGIQSVATVSEKAVKVSLDNLGANILVLPQAASVDDYYSADIDAPTFPEEYVERLATSMLPGVDNLSPKLTRRLKIKEIPVILTGILPANELASKPIWQTAGLIGPGLDPACDPKNSANQSFGYQDERLQRKAIDSLAVNDILVGSVIAQRLNLRENDILEMSGRSFTVARVIPETGTIDDNRIYAHLHTVQQALGTGNQVSAIEIMGCCSAISDGLLGKLRNILPDTRITTINQIVSTQIKTNQLMSKISLVFLVIIILVGAITIGNYMWANVEERRREIGILITVGTRRSIIYRMFLTKAVILGLVGGIIGYILGTGSAMILGPQLAGLKISPVPIYLLLSVIVAVLISLMGSILPVRRASRFDPAVIMQEV